A single window of uncultured Methanospirillum sp. DNA harbors:
- the pdxS gene encoding pyridoxal 5'-phosphate synthase lyase subunit PdxS gives MKLEELRYGTELIKRGFASMQKGGVIMDVVNAEQAGIAEDAGAVAVMALERVPADIRSAGGVARMSDPSMIKEIIETVSIPVMAKARIGHFVEAQVLQALGVDMIDESEVLTPADEEFHIDKKQFTVPFVCGARDLGEALRRINEGAAMIRTKGEAGTGNVVEAVRHNRTILGEIRRLKGLEETELIRRARELEAPADLLIETAKRQRLPVVNFSAGGIATPADAALMMQIGSDGVFVGSGIFKSQNPAKMAKAIVEAVNHFNEPEIIAEVSRGLGEAMRGIEVHTLPPEERLASRGW, from the coding sequence ATGAAACTCGAAGAGCTTCGGTACGGCACTGAACTGATCAAGCGCGGATTCGCATCCATGCAGAAGGGCGGTGTAATTATGGATGTGGTGAACGCTGAACAGGCCGGAATCGCCGAAGATGCGGGGGCGGTCGCGGTCATGGCCCTCGAACGGGTTCCGGCAGATATCAGATCAGCAGGCGGTGTGGCCCGGATGTCAGATCCAAGTATGATTAAGGAGATCATCGAGACGGTCTCTATCCCGGTGATGGCTAAAGCCAGAATTGGTCACTTCGTCGAGGCACAGGTCCTGCAGGCACTTGGTGTCGATATGATCGACGAGTCCGAGGTCCTCACCCCTGCTGATGAAGAGTTCCATATCGATAAGAAACAGTTTACAGTCCCCTTTGTCTGCGGTGCACGGGATCTTGGTGAGGCACTCCGCCGAATCAACGAAGGAGCAGCCATGATCAGGACCAAGGGAGAGGCAGGAACCGGTAATGTTGTCGAGGCGGTCAGGCACAACCGCACGATCCTTGGTGAGATCCGCAGACTGAAAGGTCTGGAAGAGACCGAACTGATCAGAAGGGCACGCGAACTCGAAGCACCGGCAGATCTTCTGATAGAGACTGCCAAGCGCCAGCGTCTTCCGGTTGTCAACTTCTCGGCCGGCGGTATTGCAACGCCTGCAGATGCTGCCCTGATGATGCAGATCGGTAGTGACGGCGTCTTCGTGGGATCAGGTATCTTCAAGTCCCAGAACCCGGCAAAGATGGCGAAGGCGATCGTTGAGGCGGTCAACCACTTCAATGAGCCTGAGATCATCGCAGAAGTATCCCGGGGTCTTGGAGAGGCAATGCGGGGGATAGAGGTGCACACTCTTCCTCCTGAAGAGAGGCTTGCTTCCCGTGGATGGTAA
- a CDS encoding aminotransferase class I/II-fold pyridoxal phosphate-dependent enzyme, which yields MRDFVSERAKAIPPSGIRRFFDLAGQMEDVISLGVGEPDYTTPWHICEAAITSIEQGHTSYTSNTGLESLRRELASFLNNRYQISYNPLSEMIVTTGVSEALDIAIRAVIDPGDEALVVDPIYVSYGPCITLAGGRPVLMPCLEKDHFRLTPDLLMENITPKSKVLILNFPNNPSGAVMRREDIKGIADVAIDHDLLILSDEVYAELTYEGKHCAVASVDGLWERTVTLSGFSKAFAMTGWRLGYLCAPKEITAAALKIHQYIMLSAPTMAQYGAIEALRHGQEPMEQMVREYHMRRNLFVDGLNRIGLPCHLPEGAFYAFPSVEQTGLSDQEFAERLITEAGVAVVPGSVFGTAGEGHVRCAYAVSRNDLSEAITRMGEFIQKL from the coding sequence ATGAGGGATTTTGTATCTGAGCGGGCAAAAGCTATTCCTCCGTCAGGTATCAGGCGGTTCTTTGATCTCGCTGGTCAGATGGAGGATGTGATCTCGCTCGGCGTTGGTGAACCTGATTACACCACTCCGTGGCATATCTGCGAGGCAGCGATCACCTCGATTGAACAGGGTCACACCTCATACACCTCGAACACCGGTCTCGAATCTCTTCGCAGGGAGCTTGCCTCTTTTCTGAACAACCGGTACCAGATCTCATACAACCCGCTCTCTGAGATGATCGTCACAACCGGGGTATCAGAAGCCCTTGATATCGCGATCAGGGCGGTTATCGATCCTGGCGACGAGGCACTTGTTGTTGATCCGATCTATGTCTCGTATGGCCCGTGCATCACCCTCGCCGGGGGCAGGCCTGTTCTCATGCCCTGCCTTGAAAAGGATCACTTCAGGCTCACCCCTGATCTGCTCATGGAGAATATCACCCCCAAGTCAAAGGTACTCATCCTGAACTTCCCGAACAACCCTTCTGGTGCGGTGATGAGGAGAGAGGATATCAAAGGCATTGCAGATGTTGCAATTGATCATGACCTCCTTATCCTCTCAGATGAGGTGTACGCTGAGCTCACGTATGAGGGAAAGCACTGTGCTGTAGCGTCTGTTGATGGGCTCTGGGAACGGACTGTCACCCTATCAGGCTTCTCGAAGGCATTTGCGATGACCGGCTGGCGCCTTGGGTACTTGTGTGCTCCGAAAGAGATCACGGCAGCAGCCCTGAAGATTCACCAGTACATCATGCTATCTGCCCCCACGATGGCACAGTACGGAGCGATCGAAGCCTTACGGCACGGGCAGGAGCCGATGGAGCAGATGGTCAGGGAGTACCACATGCGTCGCAACCTCTTCGTGGACGGCCTCAACCGGATTGGGCTTCCGTGTCATCTTCCGGAGGGGGCATTTTACGCCTTTCCGTCAGTGGAACAGACCGGCCTGTCTGATCAGGAGTTTGCAGAACGGCTGATCACTGAGGCCGGAGTTGCCGTGGTGCCTGGCAGCGTGTTTGGCACTGCAGGCGAAGGCCATGTACGGTGTGCCTACGCTGTCTCCCGCAACGATCTCTCTGAGGCAATCACCCGGATGGGTGAATTTATCCAGAAACTCTGA
- the cgi121 gene encoding KEOPS complex subunit Cgi121 yields MRERQVFKASGDENIQVELHQVRFHVGDNQEFLKKLRNLGKENQCTFICFNRNSVVGKRHVEAAIRFAFRSFNSDSPISRSIEVEALLYAAGTRQTGLIGTFGSQAGENECYLCILPPVERGEKGLRDFMEFVDEEDWEGLPQKKIQRLQKLFWITDAEIHVTGIKRICDLVLERVVLLNINR; encoded by the coding sequence GTGAGGGAAAGACAGGTGTTCAAAGCATCAGGAGATGAAAATATACAGGTTGAACTCCACCAGGTAAGATTTCATGTTGGAGATAATCAGGAATTTTTGAAGAAACTTCGTAACCTGGGGAAAGAAAATCAGTGCACTTTCATCTGCTTTAACCGGAATTCTGTTGTCGGAAAGAGACATGTTGAGGCTGCAATCAGGTTTGCCTTTCGATCTTTCAACTCAGATTCACCGATATCCCGGAGCATTGAGGTTGAAGCTCTGCTCTATGCAGCTGGGACAAGACAGACTGGATTGATTGGAACATTCGGGAGCCAAGCAGGTGAAAATGAGTGTTACCTATGTATACTTCCTCCTGTTGAAAGAGGAGAAAAGGGTCTACGCGATTTTATGGAGTTTGTAGATGAGGAAGATTGGGAGGGTTTACCGCAGAAAAAAATCCAACGTCTACAAAAACTGTTTTGGATCACTGATGCCGAGATTCATGTGACTGGAATTAAAAGGATATGTGATTTAGTTCTTGAGCGGGTAGTTCTTCTGAATATTAATCGGTGA
- the pdxT gene encoding pyridoxal 5'-phosphate synthase glutaminase subunit PdxT, whose product MDGKIGVLALQGDVSEHIQAFELVVSERGLNIPVVEVRLPADMEDLIALAIPGGESTTFMRLIDQNSMREKIKNFSGGIFATCAGMVITAREVRDESRFVPLGIVDTVVNRNAFGRQRESFEADIPVAGISSPFHAVFIRAPVVEKAGPDVKPIATLPQGTVGLKSGKHMVLAFHPEIGGDLRLHHLFLDGIIPSYSGA is encoded by the coding sequence GTGGATGGTAAGATCGGTGTTCTTGCCCTCCAGGGCGATGTAAGCGAGCACATTCAGGCATTTGAGCTGGTGGTCTCCGAACGTGGGCTCAACATCCCTGTGGTTGAGGTCAGACTGCCGGCTGATATGGAAGACCTGATCGCACTTGCCATACCTGGTGGCGAGTCCACCACCTTTATGCGGCTCATCGATCAGAATAGCATGCGTGAGAAGATCAAAAACTTTTCAGGCGGTATATTCGCAACCTGTGCCGGAATGGTGATCACGGCCCGCGAAGTGAGAGACGAGTCCAGGTTCGTCCCTCTTGGGATCGTTGATACGGTGGTCAATCGTAATGCCTTTGGCAGACAACGTGAATCGTTCGAGGCAGATATCCCTGTGGCAGGAATATCATCACCATTTCATGCGGTTTTTATCAGGGCTCCTGTTGTTGAGAAGGCAGGCCCGGATGTGAAGCCTATTGCCACCCTCCCCCAGGGAACCGTCGGGCTGAAATCAGGGAAACATATGGTCCTGGCATTTCATCCGGAAATTGGGGGAGATCTCAGGCTTCATCATCTTTTTCTGGATGGGATTATCCCCTCTTATTCTGGCGCGTGA
- a CDS encoding adenylosuccinate synthetase translates to MSCTIIVGGNFGDEGKGKIVSHVAHKDKPTIISRGGVGPNAGHTVMVGEKKFGVRMCPSGFVFPDARLMIGTGVLVDPRVFAHEVEVLDVKDRIFIDERCAIIDTNHIEEDKSNAHLSKKVGSTGTGCGPANRDRAMRIAKLARDLPELKPYLTDVPTEINTALDAGENVVLEGTQGFGISLYYGSYPFVTSKDTSASQMAADNGVGPTRIDDVIVVFKAFPTRVGEGPFSTEMSSNQAHDLGIQEFGTVTGRERRIGNWDGKMARYASMINGCTQVAITGVDHIDSSCFGATEYSQLSKPVKDFLKQVEEDTRSPVTLISTGPEMSQIIDLRDELA, encoded by the coding sequence ATGAGTTGTACCATCATCGTGGGCGGCAACTTTGGTGACGAAGGGAAGGGGAAGATCGTCTCCCACGTCGCTCACAAAGATAAACCTACTATTATTTCGCGGGGTGGCGTCGGTCCTAATGCCGGACATACCGTTATGGTGGGTGAGAAGAAGTTCGGCGTGCGGATGTGTCCGTCAGGATTTGTCTTCCCTGATGCCAGGCTCATGATCGGAACCGGCGTCCTCGTGGATCCCCGGGTGTTTGCCCATGAGGTTGAGGTTCTTGATGTAAAAGACAGGATCTTCATCGATGAGCGATGTGCCATCATTGATACCAACCATATTGAGGAGGATAAGAGCAATGCTCACCTCTCCAAGAAAGTTGGATCAACCGGAACCGGTTGCGGTCCGGCAAACCGGGACAGAGCCATGCGGATTGCAAAGCTCGCCCGGGACCTCCCAGAACTGAAACCGTACCTCACCGATGTTCCTACTGAGATCAACACGGCCCTTGATGCGGGTGAGAATGTTGTACTTGAAGGAACACAGGGCTTTGGAATCTCACTCTACTATGGGTCCTATCCGTTCGTCACTTCCAAGGATACCTCGGCATCCCAGATGGCAGCAGATAACGGCGTCGGCCCGACCCGGATTGATGATGTGATCGTGGTCTTCAAGGCTTTTCCGACCCGTGTTGGAGAAGGCCCGTTCAGTACCGAGATGTCAAGTAACCAGGCCCATGATCTCGGGATCCAGGAGTTTGGAACCGTCACCGGACGTGAACGACGTATTGGTAACTGGGACGGGAAGATGGCCCGGTATGCATCCATGATCAACGGCTGTACCCAGGTAGCCATCACCGGTGTCGATCACATCGATAGTTCCTGCTTTGGCGCTACCGAGTACTCCCAACTCTCAAAACCGGTGAAGGATTTCCTGAAACAGGTTGAAGAAGATACCCGCTCTCCGGTAACTCTTATCTCAACCGGCCCCGAGATGAGCCAGATCATAGACCTCAGGGATGAGCTCGCATGA
- a CDS encoding ORC1-type DNA replication protein, with protein MTEETTGSSGLFDKYLAENRIFKDREVLRHSYRPHILPHRKPQIDQIAAILAPSLQMETPSNILIYGKTGTGKTASVRYVGTELEQVSARRGTVCRVVHLNCEVIDTQYRVLAQIAKLILGEDDFPSDRLRTHIPMTGWPTDQVYAELKNQLESVAGVFIIILDEIDKLVKKSGDDTLYNLTRINTDLDRSKVSIIGISNDLGFKTFLDPRVLSSLSEEELVFPPYNATQLCDILQQRAAIGFIENALDEEVIPLCSALAAQEHGDARRALDLLRISGELADREGGQKVSVEHVKKAQAKIETDSMVECIRTLPTQSKIVLYCMLLLHRAGQKIFISGEITRIYREITPLLDIDVLTIRRISDLMSELNMLGVISTRLVNRGRHGRTKEMWFDTNTDKIWEVIMEEQDGRLAQIDAELLVTMLR; from the coding sequence ATGACGGAAGAGACAACCGGTTCATCGGGGCTTTTTGATAAGTACCTGGCTGAGAACCGTATTTTTAAGGACCGGGAAGTTCTCAGGCATTCATACCGGCCTCACATTCTTCCTCATCGTAAACCTCAGATAGACCAGATAGCCGCAATACTTGCCCCTTCTCTTCAGATGGAGACTCCATCCAATATCCTCATTTATGGAAAGACCGGGACTGGAAAGACTGCCTCTGTCAGGTATGTTGGAACAGAACTAGAACAGGTCAGTGCAAGAAGAGGAACAGTCTGTCGCGTTGTACATCTAAACTGTGAGGTCATCGATACCCAGTACCGAGTTCTCGCTCAGATAGCCAAACTCATTCTTGGAGAGGATGATTTTCCAAGCGATCGGTTAAGGACTCATATCCCGATGACAGGGTGGCCAACTGATCAGGTCTATGCCGAGTTGAAGAATCAACTTGAGTCAGTTGCAGGTGTCTTCATTATCATCCTTGATGAGATCGACAAACTTGTAAAAAAGAGCGGTGATGACACGCTCTACAACCTTACCAGAATCAATACTGACCTTGACAGGTCTAAGGTCTCAATCATCGGGATATCAAATGACCTTGGATTCAAAACCTTCCTTGACCCCAGAGTCCTCTCTTCCCTATCGGAAGAAGAGCTGGTCTTTCCTCCATACAATGCAACCCAGCTCTGTGACATCCTCCAGCAGCGTGCTGCGATCGGTTTCATCGAAAATGCACTTGATGAAGAGGTGATCCCCCTCTGTTCTGCCCTTGCTGCACAGGAGCATGGTGATGCCCGACGGGCTCTCGATCTCTTAAGAATATCTGGAGAACTTGCTGACAGGGAAGGAGGGCAGAAAGTCAGTGTCGAACATGTGAAGAAAGCTCAGGCAAAGATTGAGACTGACAGCATGGTCGAGTGTATCCGTACCCTGCCAACCCAGAGTAAGATCGTCCTGTACTGCATGCTTCTGCTTCATCGTGCCGGCCAGAAGATATTCATCTCAGGCGAGATCACCAGAATATATCGTGAAATAACCCCGTTACTTGATATTGATGTCCTGACCATCCGCAGGATATCAGATCTTATGTCAGAACTCAATATGCTCGGTGTTATCAGTACCCGACTGGTAAACCGGGGAAGACATGGAAGAACCAAGGAGATGTGGTTCGACACCAATACCGACAAAATTTGGGAGGTCATCATGGAAGAGCAGGACGGTCGTCTTGCACAGATTGATGCAGAACTCCTCGTAACCATGCTACGGTGA
- the cbiB gene encoding adenosylcobinamide-phosphate synthase CbiB: protein MIFSPLVLILSLVVDQAFGDPHSRFHPVAMIGSFIAWWGQPSRWHPALQRLVGVIFWFFTVVIFTAPFLLFSEFAPWYMMLVAGPFLLKSCFALRSLEEHAAAVAAATSPDVGREKVQMLVSRQTSFLTDEQILSAAYESVAENLNDSIIAPLFYFVIFGLPGAACYRAANTMDAMLGYTDERVRIGWFPARMDDILSFIPARITGLLLIVYFFCRGRSGPAIKIFRRDRRLRPGFNGGIPMSLIAGGTGVMFEKPGKYRIGDPEQPLRSAGSEIIRSVRGVTLLFAIVAATASVLWNLLPNI, encoded by the coding sequence ATGATTTTCTCCCCGCTGGTCCTGATCCTCTCCCTGGTCGTGGATCAGGCCTTCGGGGATCCCCACTCCCGGTTTCATCCGGTTGCGATGATCGGGAGCTTCATCGCTTGGTGGGGTCAGCCGTCACGGTGGCATCCTGCCCTGCAGCGTTTAGTAGGAGTAATCTTCTGGTTTTTTACAGTCGTCATCTTTACCGCTCCTTTCCTCCTCTTCTCCGAGTTCGCACCATGGTATATGATGCTTGTTGCAGGGCCGTTTCTGCTCAAGAGCTGCTTTGCCCTCAGATCGCTCGAGGAACACGCTGCAGCGGTGGCAGCTGCAACAAGCCCTGATGTAGGGAGAGAGAAGGTGCAGATGCTTGTCTCCCGTCAGACCAGTTTCCTCACCGATGAGCAGATCCTCTCTGCTGCGTACGAGTCGGTTGCAGAGAACCTGAATGACAGCATCATCGCCCCGCTCTTTTATTTTGTGATCTTCGGGCTACCGGGAGCAGCCTGCTACCGGGCTGCAAACACCATGGATGCGATGCTCGGATACACCGATGAACGAGTCCGCATCGGCTGGTTCCCGGCCCGCATGGATGACATCCTCTCGTTCATCCCGGCACGAATAACCGGGCTGCTGCTCATCGTGTACTTCTTCTGCAGAGGGAGATCAGGTCCTGCGATTAAGATCTTCAGGCGTGATCGCAGACTTCGTCCCGGTTTCAACGGTGGAATTCCGATGTCGCTGATTGCAGGTGGAACAGGAGTGATGTTTGAAAAACCGGGAAAGTATCGGATTGGCGATCCAGAACAACCGCTCAGGTCCGCTGGTTCAGAAATCATCAGGTCTGTCAGGGGAGTAACCCTGCTCTTCGCAATAGTTGCCGCAACTGCATCAGTTTTATGGAATCTTCTGCCCAATATATAA
- a CDS encoding methytransferase partner Trm112, with product MKRELYDILCCPVCKGDLELVVKEENEVEILTGSLICHACSVTYPIEEGIPNLLPQNI from the coding sequence ATGAAGCGCGAACTCTATGACATCCTCTGCTGTCCGGTCTGCAAAGGAGACCTGGAACTGGTTGTGAAAGAAGAGAACGAGGTGGAGATCCTCACCGGCTCTCTCATCTGCCACGCATGCTCGGTAACATACCCGATAGAGGAGGGTATTCCAAACCTCCTCCCCCAGAATATCTGA
- the gpmA gene encoding 2,3-diphosphoglycerate-dependent phosphoglycerate mutase, with the protein MYTLVLIRHGESLWNRENRFTGWKDIDLSPQGLEEAHSAGRMLKEQGYTFDIAWTSVLKRAIRTLWTIQDEMDLMWIPVVRSWRLNERHYGALTGLDKAETAAQYGEEQVHIWRRSYDIRPPAFAPGDEANPGYDRRYGELTRDQVPLTECLKDTVARFLPLWEAEIAPTITSGRRVLIAAHGNSLRALIKHLDQVSDDEITGMNVPTGIPLVYELDADLKPLKHYYLGDEETVKAAMDAVKNQGKAK; encoded by the coding sequence ATGTATACACTGGTCCTCATACGGCATGGTGAGAGTTTATGGAACCGGGAAAACCGGTTTACCGGCTGGAAAGATATCGACCTCTCCCCACAGGGATTGGAAGAAGCCCACTCAGCAGGCCGGATGCTGAAAGAGCAGGGATATACCTTTGATATCGCCTGGACATCGGTTTTGAAACGGGCAATACGGACGCTCTGGACAATTCAGGATGAGATGGATCTCATGTGGATCCCTGTTGTGAGATCCTGGCGCCTGAACGAACGTCACTACGGTGCACTCACCGGGCTTGACAAGGCAGAGACCGCGGCACAGTACGGAGAAGAGCAGGTTCATATCTGGCGCCGGAGTTATGACATCAGACCGCCGGCGTTTGCTCCAGGGGACGAGGCAAACCCGGGATATGATCGGCGGTACGGTGAGCTGACCCGTGACCAGGTACCCCTGACCGAATGTCTGAAAGACACGGTTGCAAGGTTTCTCCCGCTCTGGGAGGCAGAGATTGCACCCACAATAACGTCAGGCAGGAGGGTTCTCATTGCAGCACACGGCAACAGCCTGCGGGCACTTATCAAGCATCTTGACCAGGTTTCTGATGACGAAATCACCGGCATGAATGTCCCGACCGGGATACCCCTCGTATACGAGCTTGATGCAGATCTGAAACCACTGAAGCACTACTACCTCGGCGACGAGGAGACAGTGAAGGCAGCCATGGATGCTGTGAAAAATCAGGGAAAAGCGAAGTAA
- a CDS encoding MogA/MoaB family molybdenum cofactor biosynthesis protein translates to MDPSHVQDISISIGILVISTSRTEKEDKSGVIIRHLLDEKGISVTYTAIIPDQIQAIRSGVIKALESCNCVILTGGTGITKDDCTIEAVEPLLEKHLDGFGELFRMKSYEEVGTRMVLSRAIAGTIGTNLIFCIPGSPNAATLATREIIIPEVKHLLTHVNK, encoded by the coding sequence ATGGATCCTTCACATGTACAGGATATTTCAATCTCTATTGGAATACTGGTAATATCAACATCGAGAACCGAAAAAGAAGATAAGAGTGGGGTTATTATCAGACATCTCCTGGATGAGAAGGGGATATCTGTTACGTACACTGCTATTATACCTGATCAGATCCAGGCAATCAGATCCGGAGTGATTAAGGCTCTCGAATCATGTAATTGTGTTATCTTAACAGGAGGTACAGGAATCACAAAGGATGACTGTACCATCGAAGCTGTTGAACCACTGCTAGAAAAACACCTTGATGGATTTGGGGAGTTGTTCAGAATGAAGAGTTATGAAGAGGTTGGAACCCGAATGGTTCTCTCCCGGGCTATCGCAGGAACTATTGGAACAAACCTAATCTTCTGCATCCCAGGATCACCAAATGCTGCTACTCTTGCAACCCGTGAAATAATCATTCCTGAGGTTAAGCACCTGCTGACCCATGTAAACAAGTGA
- a CDS encoding Lrp/AsnC family transcriptional regulator, which produces MDDKDRTLLSLLEENCTTPVHDLAVMLECSDDEILSRKKALEEAGIIRRYSAVINWEAVEEGLVFAIIELKVAPERERGYDQIAERIARFSNVRNLRLRTGSHDLELLVAGKTMQEIARFVSEQIAPMDRIRETATHLIMKTYKENGVLYMEREEGKRLPFSF; this is translated from the coding sequence ATGGATGACAAAGACAGGACACTCCTTTCACTTCTGGAAGAGAATTGTACAACTCCGGTGCATGATCTTGCGGTCATGCTTGAATGTAGCGATGACGAGATCCTTTCACGCAAAAAAGCACTCGAAGAGGCAGGTATCATCCGCCGGTACTCAGCGGTTATCAACTGGGAGGCGGTCGAGGAAGGCCTTGTGTTTGCTATCATCGAGCTGAAGGTTGCGCCTGAACGTGAACGCGGATATGATCAGATCGCCGAGAGGATCGCCCGATTCTCAAATGTAAGGAATCTTCGGCTCAGGACCGGTTCGCATGATCTGGAACTTCTGGTTGCCGGAAAGACCATGCAGGAGATCGCCCGTTTTGTATCTGAACAGATAGCACCGATGGACCGGATCAGGGAGACAGCAACCCACCTCATCATGAAGACCTACAAAGAGAACGGTGTTCTGTACATGGAACGGGAAGAGGGGAAACGACTCCCCTTCTCCTTTTAG